One part of the Enterococcus sp. DIV1094 genome encodes these proteins:
- a CDS encoding extracellular solute-binding protein translates to MKKKTLVTAGIGLLSILALSACGNDSSDTSADTEDGRTRITWLNILHTASPPNDTIVNKIEEKTNTELTFNWIPDASKEERLTTALASNELGDIVTLQIAMLKNSSVRNALKSGVFWDVSEYLADYKNLSQISEDRIEAASIDGALYGVPMQKDYARAGLVIRKDWLDNLGLEVPDTLDELYEVAKQFTENDPDGNGVDDTVGFGDRAPSDIRYTSFKLFTSYYGAPNGWKVESNGQFTPEFDTDEYMKAMNFSRDLFENGYLAQDFAVTQKTDQQEQFAQGKTGIYTGMIDIKNLKNMGKDIQPDMELVPVNKISDGEDGDYHVWSEGNGVGGLLAFPKSSVKDEAQLKKLLQFVDELLEEDMYKLMTGGIEGTHYQLQDDGAIEYIDMDLWQQEVQPLSSSRPSEVTFSFKDADPEKELSNQLVKENEQFVVLDPTVPLDSEKNNEVGSEIEKIMIDATVQYIMGQIDEDGFEQAISNWRAQGGDQIAKEYEEAYKAAQ, encoded by the coding sequence ATGAAGAAAAAAACGTTAGTAACAGCAGGGATCGGTTTGCTCAGCATACTTGCCTTGTCAGCTTGTGGCAATGACTCTAGTGATACATCCGCAGATACAGAGGATGGGAGAACGCGGATCACGTGGTTGAATATTTTACATACAGCTTCGCCACCGAATGATACGATCGTTAATAAAATCGAAGAGAAGACCAATACAGAATTGACGTTCAACTGGATCCCTGATGCGTCAAAAGAAGAACGGTTGACCACTGCATTAGCTTCAAATGAACTAGGTGATATCGTGACCTTACAAATTGCCATGCTAAAGAATTCCTCTGTGCGAAATGCCTTGAAATCTGGAGTATTCTGGGATGTTTCTGAGTATTTAGCTGACTATAAAAATTTAAGTCAAATATCAGAAGATCGAATCGAAGCGGCGAGTATCGATGGGGCGTTGTACGGTGTACCTATGCAAAAAGACTATGCTCGTGCAGGTTTAGTTATCCGTAAAGATTGGCTAGATAATCTAGGTTTGGAAGTGCCAGATACATTGGATGAGCTTTATGAAGTAGCGAAGCAATTCACAGAAAATGATCCAGACGGTAATGGTGTCGATGATACGGTTGGTTTTGGTGATCGTGCCCCAAGTGATATCCGTTATACGAGTTTCAAATTATTTACTTCGTATTACGGTGCCCCAAATGGCTGGAAAGTAGAGAGTAATGGGCAATTCACTCCAGAATTTGATACGGATGAATATATGAAAGCGATGAATTTCTCTAGAGATTTATTTGAGAACGGTTACTTAGCGCAAGACTTTGCTGTGACCCAAAAGACAGACCAACAGGAACAATTTGCTCAAGGGAAAACGGGGATCTATACCGGGATGATCGATATCAAAAACTTAAAAAATATGGGGAAAGATATTCAACCAGATATGGAACTTGTCCCAGTAAATAAAATCTCAGATGGCGAAGATGGCGATTATCATGTCTGGTCAGAAGGAAATGGCGTAGGTGGATTGTTGGCGTTCCCTAAATCCTCAGTCAAAGACGAAGCGCAATTGAAGAAGTTGCTTCAGTTTGTGGATGAATTATTAGAAGAAGATATGTATAAGTTGATGACAGGTGGTATCGAAGGAACGCATTACCAATTACAAGATGATGGCGCAATCGAATATATCGACATGGACCTTTGGCAACAAGAAGTACAACCATTGTCTAGTTCAAGACCAAGTGAAGTCACATTTTCGTTTAAAGATGCGGATCCAGAAAAAGAATTATCGAATCAATTAGTCAAAGAAAATGAACAGTTTGTCGTGTTAGATCCAACAGTTCCATTAGATTCAGAGAAAAATAATGAAGTTGGTTCCGAAATTGAAAAAATCATGATCGATGCGACGGTTCAATATATTATGGGACAAATAGATGAAGATGGCTTTGAACAAGCAATCAGCAACTGGCGTGCCCAAGGTGGCGATCAAATCGCTAAAGAATATGAAGAGGCATATAAAGCTGCACAGTAA
- a CDS encoding YesL family protein, which translates to MLQKLESTNKKLIRLLQLVYLNFLWGLLVVLGLGLFTFGPASYAMVAVIRKWLRSSEDFPLTRTYFDYFKENYKETLLISWLYLAVAFVLYVDLAYIQNWYLRVVILVISFFYLLSALYIFPIMAHYQWQGMFYKIKMAFLFGFSQLHYSLVLLLIIIGSYAAIIRLVPGMLTFMGSSFFFFAITWTAVQLFDRLKKKEVTIDKNTFSEGEQL; encoded by the coding sequence ATGTTGCAAAAGTTAGAAAGCACAAATAAAAAATTGATCAGACTACTGCAACTCGTTTATTTGAATTTTCTGTGGGGATTATTAGTCGTTTTGGGACTCGGACTATTCACTTTTGGTCCTGCTTCTTATGCAATGGTCGCAGTCATCCGCAAGTGGTTACGCTCATCAGAAGATTTTCCGCTGACACGTACTTACTTTGATTATTTTAAAGAGAATTATAAAGAAACGTTGTTGATCAGTTGGTTATATCTTGCAGTTGCCTTCGTTTTGTACGTGGATCTTGCGTACATCCAAAACTGGTATTTACGGGTAGTGATTTTGGTCATCAGCTTTTTTTACTTACTGTCTGCGCTCTATATTTTTCCAATTATGGCCCATTATCAGTGGCAAGGTATGTTTTATAAAATCAAAATGGCTTTCTTATTCGGTTTTTCTCAGTTACATTATTCACTCGTTTTACTATTGATCATTATTGGCAGCTACGCGGCAATCATTCGCCTAGTACCTGGCATGTTGACGTTCATGGGGAGTAGCTTCTTCTTTTTTGCCATCACTTGGACAGCGGTGCAACTATTTGATCGCCTAAAAAAGAAGGAAGTAACAATAGATAAAAATACATTCAGTGAAGGAGAACAATTATGA
- a CDS encoding ABC transporter permease, translating to MESVKKELGSFTLSKKEERTKRRKKTLAGIKTNKFLYLMILPGILYFIVFRYLPMGGLVIAFQDYQPYLGILGSPWVGFKHFIRLFTEPTFFMLLRNTLILFGLNIFVFFPMPIILSLLLNEVTNKRFKNSIQTIIYIPHFMSWVIIVSITYVFLNVDGGVINEFLASIGLDKISFLTSPDWTRTVYIGQVIWKELGWSTIIYLSAITAVDTQLYEAAEMDGAGRLRKTWHVTLPAIRPVIITLLILKIGQTLDLGFEHMYLLLNSLNRSVAEIFDTYIYTAGLKNGQLSFSTSMGLFKGVVGLFMVVLANKLAKKLGEDGVY from the coding sequence ATGGAAAGTGTAAAAAAAGAGTTAGGTTCATTTACTCTATCAAAAAAGGAAGAACGAACAAAAAGAAGAAAAAAGACGCTTGCTGGAATCAAAACGAATAAATTTTTGTACTTGATGATTCTCCCGGGAATCCTTTATTTCATTGTTTTCAGATATCTACCTATGGGAGGTTTAGTGATTGCCTTTCAAGATTATCAACCTTATCTGGGGATTCTTGGCAGTCCGTGGGTTGGCTTCAAACACTTCATTCGTTTATTTACTGAGCCAACATTTTTTATGCTATTGAGAAATACATTGATTTTGTTTGGTCTGAATATTTTTGTCTTCTTCCCGATGCCGATCATTCTTTCGCTTTTACTGAATGAAGTAACGAACAAGCGATTCAAGAATAGTATCCAAACGATCATTTATATTCCACATTTTATGTCTTGGGTCATCATCGTATCGATCACCTATGTCTTTTTAAATGTGGATGGCGGAGTCATCAATGAATTTTTAGCAAGTATCGGGCTAGACAAAATCAGTTTTTTGACTTCTCCTGATTGGACACGAACAGTCTATATCGGACAGGTGATTTGGAAAGAACTAGGTTGGTCGACGATCATTTATCTTTCTGCGATCACCGCAGTAGATACGCAACTATATGAAGCAGCTGAAATGGATGGGGCAGGACGTTTACGTAAAACATGGCATGTGACATTGCCGGCGATCCGTCCAGTGATCATCACTTTACTGATTTTGAAGATTGGACAAACACTTGATTTAGGATTTGAACATATGTATTTACTCCTCAATTCATTGAACCGTAGTGTAGCAGAAATTTTTGATACGTATATCTATACTGCTGGATTGAAAAACGGACAATTGAGTTTCAGTACCTCAATGGGCTTATTCAAAGGAGTAGTAGGCTTGTTTATGGTCGTGCTTGCGAACAAGCTTGCAAAAAAACTAGGTGAAGATGGTGTGTACTAG
- a CDS encoding carbohydrate ABC transporter permease, whose amino-acid sequence MKKKVSLGEKSFTIFNSIFLLLLALICIVPFLNIIATSFASTQEVVAKKFILFPTTFSLDAYRYILSTPTIFRALAVSIGVTGLGTIVSMCVTSLMAYGLSRKYLFGRGFFNFMVVFSMLFSGGMIPTFLVVRSLGLINSYWSMILPVTVNAMNMIIMRNFFQALPNSLEESAKMDGCTDFGVFFKIMLPLALPSIATISLFYAVTYWNTYMTAILYINDSSKWPIQILLRQIVIVSSGMQAESSAVDIIPPAQTIKMAVIVIATVPMLIAYPFVQKYFVKGALVGSVKG is encoded by the coding sequence ATGAAAAAAAAAGTTTCGCTTGGAGAAAAAAGCTTTACGATTTTTAATTCTATTTTCCTACTATTATTAGCTTTGATCTGTATCGTACCGTTTTTGAATATCATCGCCACCTCATTTGCCTCTACTCAAGAAGTCGTCGCAAAAAAATTCATTCTTTTCCCTACGACGTTTTCTTTAGATGCCTATCGCTACATCTTATCTACACCAACGATTTTTCGTGCCTTGGCTGTTTCCATTGGTGTTACTGGTCTTGGAACGATCGTCAGCATGTGCGTCACCTCACTGATGGCCTATGGGTTATCACGTAAATATCTTTTTGGACGAGGTTTTTTCAATTTTATGGTTGTCTTTTCTATGCTCTTCAGCGGGGGAATGATTCCAACATTCTTAGTCGTCCGTTCCTTAGGGTTGATCAATTCTTATTGGTCGATGATTTTACCTGTGACTGTCAACGCCATGAATATGATCATCATGCGGAACTTTTTTCAAGCTTTACCTAATAGTTTAGAAGAATCTGCCAAAATGGATGGCTGTACGGATTTTGGGGTCTTTTTTAAAATCATGTTGCCTCTTGCTTTACCTTCGATTGCGACGATTTCACTTTTTTATGCGGTTACCTATTGGAATACCTACATGACAGCTATTTTATATATCAATGATTCCTCTAAATGGCCGATCCAAATCTTATTACGTCAAATCGTGATCGTATCGAGCGGGATGCAAGCTGAAAGTAGTGCGGTCGATATCATCCCACCTGCACAAACGATCAAAATGGCTGTCATCGTCATTGCTACGGTACCGATGTTGATCGCTTATCCATTTGTTCAAAAATACTTTGTGAAAGGAGCATTGGTCGGCTCTGTCAAAGGTTGA
- a CDS encoding helix-turn-helix domain-containing protein, translated as MKNKMLFYQMFLPIFIIGVVLVIGFSLFIYTNTYESIEENYLLDKQNLLKQIKTNVEWKFRTIEYSFATYGSTKNFSEIFQSPLNHTDYAIYSEVRKELNFIETIAMEENAFKLVSLKGGWGVVNGSLNQLEPQKVTELKEQYVDHEKQVFWTKQTEGIEMVVALPKAVTEKYALGFASIDHQALQRIIERNNDDRLTIYYGEEILFTDTESSGEGRITTKNMEANIPVVIQRNGRNFILLQSDYNQWQYQLEIDPATIRTTVQNLQIGLATVSFTLIILVGGLSYIFSERYVRPISQIQDRLNLHSEGLSGKKLENVVQSVSQVIGENELLSANLITQKPQLETLFVLSLFRNRVEKRELDQRLQQFNYDSQNECYYTALVQIDFLEDSHGGERDLLLLAINQMIAEIVPKEERMIPIVLNEEMQATIYRSPKDEAFANKKVMAHCRQIQKMIQEYLKLTVSIGISDCFTTLNESKQSVDQAKEALYHRVNTGPNSIVFYHEIISEQQEKTLIKYPMEKQNRLFEAIRSGDEQVSQLLHELISEIFTQNKNKLNREVVAIRLVNEFVQLGQLLGVNITQFEELKQIYIKVLHTYHPQELEQVLLSQFVQPITQRSQEITEQEFKSLSEKMIHIIYNEYDRDLSLDMVADRLHYNPNYLSNVFKKETGENFGDFIQNYRLEIAKKWLTETTLSVKEIAERLKYRNSQNFIRFFKKKEAITPGEYRKKNR; from the coding sequence GTGAAGAATAAAATGTTGTTTTATCAAATGTTTTTACCGATTTTTATTATCGGTGTGGTACTAGTCATTGGCTTTAGCTTGTTTATCTATACCAACACGTATGAATCGATTGAAGAGAACTATTTACTAGATAAACAAAATCTATTAAAACAAATCAAAACCAATGTAGAATGGAAGTTTCGAACGATCGAGTACTCTTTTGCCACGTATGGCTCCACGAAAAACTTCTCCGAAATATTTCAATCTCCCTTGAATCATACCGACTACGCCATTTATTCCGAAGTACGAAAAGAACTTAATTTTATTGAAACGATCGCTATGGAGGAGAATGCGTTTAAGTTAGTCAGCCTAAAAGGCGGATGGGGTGTCGTGAATGGCTCATTGAACCAACTTGAACCTCAAAAAGTAACTGAATTAAAAGAACAGTATGTGGATCATGAGAAACAAGTTTTTTGGACAAAGCAAACTGAAGGGATCGAAATGGTCGTTGCATTGCCTAAAGCTGTCACTGAGAAGTATGCGTTAGGATTTGCTTCAATCGATCATCAGGCGCTACAGCGGATCATTGAACGAAACAATGACGATCGTTTAACGATTTATTACGGCGAAGAAATTCTTTTTACTGATACTGAATCATCAGGAGAAGGGCGGATAACGACTAAAAATATGGAAGCGAATATACCTGTAGTGATCCAAAGAAACGGCCGAAATTTTATCTTGCTCCAATCTGATTACAATCAATGGCAGTATCAATTAGAGATCGATCCTGCAACTATCAGAACGACTGTCCAAAATCTGCAAATCGGATTAGCGACTGTATCCTTTACTTTGATTATTTTAGTCGGGGGCTTATCCTATATCTTTTCTGAAAGGTATGTCCGCCCGATCAGTCAGATTCAAGACCGGCTGAATCTCCATTCGGAAGGGTTATCAGGGAAAAAACTAGAGAATGTCGTTCAGTCCGTGAGTCAAGTGATCGGTGAAAATGAACTATTAAGCGCGAACTTGATTACTCAGAAACCTCAATTAGAAACATTATTTGTCTTGAGTCTTTTTAGAAACCGCGTAGAAAAGCGGGAATTGGATCAACGGTTACAGCAGTTCAACTACGACTCGCAAAACGAATGTTACTATACAGCACTCGTTCAAATTGATTTTTTAGAAGATAGCCATGGGGGAGAACGAGATCTATTGCTGTTGGCAATCAACCAAATGATTGCTGAGATCGTTCCTAAAGAAGAACGAATGATTCCTATTGTACTGAATGAAGAAATGCAAGCAACGATTTATCGGAGTCCCAAGGATGAAGCATTTGCAAACAAAAAAGTAATGGCTCATTGTCGTCAGATTCAAAAAATGATCCAAGAGTATCTTAAATTGACTGTCAGTATTGGGATCAGTGATTGTTTTACTACGTTGAATGAAAGCAAACAGTCCGTTGATCAAGCAAAAGAAGCCTTGTATCATCGAGTAAATACTGGACCAAATTCAATCGTGTTCTACCATGAAATCATCTCAGAACAGCAAGAAAAAACATTGATCAAATACCCGATGGAAAAACAAAATCGTTTATTTGAAGCAATCCGTTCAGGAGACGAACAAGTCAGTCAGCTTCTTCATGAATTGATCAGTGAGATTTTCACTCAAAACAAGAATAAGCTGAATCGAGAAGTTGTCGCCATTCGGTTAGTCAATGAATTTGTTCAGTTAGGGCAACTACTGGGGGTGAATATTACCCAGTTTGAAGAGTTGAAACAAATCTATATCAAGGTGTTACACACCTATCATCCTCAAGAACTTGAGCAAGTGCTGCTGTCTCAATTTGTTCAACCAATCACACAACGGTCGCAAGAAATCACGGAACAGGAGTTTAAATCATTATCAGAAAAAATGATCCACATCATCTATAACGAATATGATCGTGATCTGTCACTGGACATGGTAGCAGATCGCTTGCACTATAATCCCAACTATCTGAGTAATGTATTCAAAAAAGAAACCGGCGAGAACTTTGGCGATTTTATTCAAAACTATCGCTTAGAAATCGCGAAGAAATGGCTGACGGAAACAACTCTATCCGTGAAAGAAATTGCAGAAAGACTCAAATACCGCAACTCACAAAACTTTATTCGTTTTTTCAAAAAGAAAGAAGCCATCACACCTGGTGAATACCGCAAGAAAAACCGTTAA
- a CDS encoding tagaturonate reductase, with protein MERLTKKQFPKNQAAITCLQFGEGNFMRGFVDWQLQQLNNQGLYQGNVAIVQPLAHGLSEKLAEQDQLYTVLLQGLVDGQVIDTTEPITVIERTINPYEQWQEFLALAEIDELAFVFSNTTEAGITYHDADAHIDTPPTSFPAKLTAFLYHRFKMNKKGLTIIPCELIDRNAELLKKFVLQYAQSWELETGFVDWLHQENHFYCSLVDRIVPGFPKDDINELHQRLGYDDQLLVKAEPFMLWVIEAPEELNERLPLKKAGLNVVLTDDLTPYRERKVHLLNGPHTAMVPLGLLAGVTTVEEVMKDPLLSSSIDTLVTHELIPMLQLPEEELLAYARQINERFLNPFANHQLQSIALNSVAKFQTRLLPILKKYIEKKEDLPPYLTVSLAALMLLYRSDHTNIQVNDEPEVLSRFTEAWADPQTAVLHLLKNPSLWGEDLSVLPNLTEAVSSYVTQIDQKGIRNVLQELKG; from the coding sequence ATGGAAAGATTAACGAAAAAACAGTTCCCTAAAAATCAAGCTGCAATCACTTGTCTACAATTTGGTGAAGGAAATTTCATGAGAGGATTCGTGGATTGGCAGCTTCAACAGCTAAATAATCAAGGACTCTATCAGGGAAATGTTGCAATCGTCCAACCACTGGCTCACGGATTAAGCGAAAAACTAGCCGAGCAAGACCAGCTTTATACAGTTTTACTCCAAGGATTAGTGGATGGGCAAGTCATTGACACAACCGAACCGATCACGGTTATTGAGCGGACGATCAATCCCTATGAACAGTGGCAAGAATTCCTCGCATTAGCAGAAATCGATGAATTAGCCTTTGTTTTTTCTAATACGACAGAAGCTGGCATTACTTATCACGATGCCGATGCACACATCGATACGCCTCCAACAAGCTTTCCCGCAAAATTGACCGCCTTCTTGTATCATCGATTCAAAATGAATAAAAAGGGATTAACGATCATCCCCTGCGAATTGATCGATCGCAATGCGGAGCTTTTAAAAAAATTTGTCTTACAGTATGCGCAAAGTTGGGAACTTGAAACGGGATTTGTCGATTGGTTACATCAAGAAAATCATTTTTATTGCAGCTTAGTGGATCGGATCGTTCCTGGATTTCCAAAAGATGACATCAATGAACTGCACCAACGATTGGGTTATGACGATCAGCTGTTAGTCAAAGCTGAACCGTTTATGCTATGGGTGATTGAAGCACCAGAAGAATTGAATGAGCGCTTACCATTGAAAAAAGCAGGATTGAATGTTGTCTTGACTGATGATTTGACGCCTTATCGTGAGCGGAAAGTCCATCTTCTCAACGGTCCTCATACTGCAATGGTTCCACTCGGACTACTGGCGGGTGTCACAACGGTTGAAGAAGTGATGAAAGATCCTCTTTTATCTTCTTCTATCGACACATTAGTGACTCACGAATTGATCCCAATGCTGCAATTACCTGAAGAAGAATTATTGGCATACGCTAGACAAATCAATGAGCGTTTCTTAAATCCGTTTGCCAATCATCAATTACAGTCGATTGCTTTGAATAGCGTTGCCAAATTCCAAACACGCTTACTGCCTATTCTAAAAAAATACATCGAGAAAAAAGAAGATCTCCCTCCTTATTTAACTGTCTCATTGGCTGCTTTGATGTTACTTTATCGTTCCGATCATACAAACATCCAAGTAAACGATGAGCCAGAAGTACTCTCTCGTTTTACTGAAGCTTGGGCTGACCCACAGACTGCTGTTCTTCATCTATTAAAAAATCCAAGTCTTTGGGGTGAAGATCTATCCGTGCTCCCTAATTTAACAGAGGCAGTTTCATCTTATGTAACTCAGATTGATCAAAAAGGCATTCGTAATGTTTTACAAGAATTGAAAGGATGA
- a CDS encoding UxaA family hydrolase: MTDVDFSTRIIQLHPQDSVVVATTTIPTNTTLYFNDVHLTTFEEIPLGHKIALTDLKAGSDVIKYGYPIGHLVTDVKAGQWIHTHNIKTNLSGEESYHYQPKSRPIVYPQENRTFQGYLRENGKAGIRNDLFIVPTVGCVNGIAELIIQEFKKRHAEDNPFDHLTILKHPYGCSQLGKDHENTKKILADAINHPNAGGVLVFGLGCENNTIQELKASLNKYNEQRVKFLTAQDVTDEIAHGVSLLEELAEIARRDYRVPVPLDKLTIGLKCGGSDGLSGITANPLLGAFSDYLISQGGSTILTEVPEMFGAEQVLMARAENQEVFGSIVRLINDFKQYFLSYNEPVYENPSPGNKAGGISTLEDKSLGCTQKAGNSTVVDVLAYGEKVRKTGLSLLEAPGNDLVAASALASADCQLVLFTTGRGTPFGSYVPTLKVSTNTPLFERKQHWMDFDAGDLLTQPMSEILPLFIDKIIRVASGEETKNEANDVRELAIFKNGVTL; this comes from the coding sequence ATGACTGATGTAGATTTCTCCACTAGAATCATCCAATTGCATCCACAGGATAGCGTGGTCGTGGCTACTACCACGATTCCAACGAATACAACACTTTATTTCAATGATGTTCACCTAACTACCTTTGAAGAAATTCCCTTAGGCCACAAGATCGCTTTGACCGATTTGAAGGCTGGGTCTGATGTTATCAAGTATGGCTATCCAATCGGCCACCTCGTGACGGATGTCAAAGCAGGTCAATGGATACATACGCACAATATCAAAACGAATCTTTCTGGTGAGGAAAGTTACCACTACCAACCTAAATCTCGCCCAATCGTCTATCCACAAGAAAATCGAACCTTTCAAGGCTATCTTCGTGAGAATGGAAAAGCCGGGATTCGCAATGATCTATTTATCGTTCCAACCGTTGGCTGTGTGAATGGAATCGCTGAATTGATCATCCAAGAATTTAAAAAACGTCATGCCGAGGACAATCCTTTCGATCATCTCACGATTTTAAAACATCCTTATGGTTGTTCCCAACTCGGTAAGGACCATGAGAATACGAAAAAGATTTTAGCTGATGCGATAAATCATCCGAATGCTGGAGGTGTGCTTGTATTTGGATTGGGTTGTGAGAATAATACGATACAAGAATTAAAGGCTAGTTTAAACAAATATAACGAACAGCGAGTAAAATTCCTAACCGCCCAAGATGTCACGGATGAAATCGCACACGGCGTATCTTTACTTGAAGAATTAGCAGAAATCGCACGTAGAGATTACCGTGTTCCTGTTCCTTTGGATAAACTCACGATCGGTTTGAAATGCGGAGGTTCGGATGGGTTATCAGGGATTACTGCCAATCCGTTGTTAGGTGCTTTTTCTGACTATTTGATTTCACAAGGTGGCAGCACGATTTTGACGGAAGTTCCTGAAATGTTTGGTGCCGAACAAGTACTGATGGCACGCGCTGAAAATCAAGAAGTTTTTGGATCGATCGTTCGTTTGATCAATGATTTCAAGCAATATTTTCTCTCTTATAATGAACCAGTCTATGAAAATCCTTCTCCTGGAAATAAAGCAGGCGGCATCTCGACCTTAGAAGATAAGTCGCTCGGCTGTACCCAAAAGGCAGGAAATTCAACGGTAGTCGATGTGTTAGCCTACGGTGAAAAAGTACGCAAAACTGGACTAAGTTTACTGGAGGCACCAGGCAACGATCTTGTCGCCGCTTCTGCATTAGCTTCTGCTGATTGTCAACTTGTCTTATTTACTACAGGCAGAGGTACCCCGTTCGGTTCTTACGTTCCCACACTGAAAGTCTCTACCAATACGCCTTTGTTCGAGCGAAAACAACATTGGATGGACTTCGATGCTGGCGATTTATTGACCCAACCAATGTCAGAGATCTTGCCTTTGTTTATTGATAAAATCATCCGTGTTGCCAGCGGCGAAGAAACAAAAAATGAAGCCAATGATGTGCGTGAGCTAGCGATTTTTAAAAATGGTGTCACACTCTGA